The sequence agacccagatatccgaaaccttgggaagatttcgcttctgagagcatgcaaataaatctggcatgtgTGAATCCTGAATCACATTATTTGATTGTTCTGAATACTCAGACAAGTTGAGCCATTCTGAACGTTATGCCTGTGATAAATTTTCAGGAAttcgagatgctcaaggtactccaaaacgttctggatttcagcccacggtatctatcaGATTAATCGAAGCTTTGgccaatgtcctcatcgtcggtattcacccaatctggttcaataagTTTAAACGCATAATTCAAACccacttttttttcaatacgagatgctcaaggtattccaaaacgttctggagtttagcccacggtatctaccagatcaatcaaagcTTTGATCAACGTCCTTATCGTCGGTATACAGCAAATCTGGTTCTATTCATaagcatatacgcatcatgcaaatccaattttcttgaatacgagatgctcaaggtactccaaaacattctggagttcagcccacggtatcgattagatcaatcaaggctcttacaatgtcctcatcgtcggtatacCCCTAATATATTCTTGAGTTTAGTTCATAGTATTTTACAGATCAAACAAGACTTCCGCAATATCCTCATtatgaggattgtccttaaaccaatggctaataattccatatgtaaacaaaacatacgcctcgattgcgttttgacgctttttagagcgaaatcatttttcggcgagtgAGCAAGGCGATGCGATTCTGACCGAGAAACTAAAGCGCGATGCTTTCTCTGCAGAATCGCGGgtgagttagctcgtgcatgaagcctcgatgattgagatttgagtatgattcttaCCAACACTGGTCTGTGCTTTTGCTTGTAGATAGGACATATGAGGCCGCTTAGCCAGCTCGAAGGCATTTCTTTTCTCTCCCAAATCATTCAATCGCTAAAATTTCCGTTCAGCCGGTCACTTTAAATTTTTAGAAGCTCAGCCGGGATTCCATACTTCCCAGCGACCTTACCGTTCTTTGGCTTCCTTAGCTTAGCGAACAACCTTTCTCACTTTGTCTAGCGTTGGCGGCTCCACTGCTTGCCCGTCATCCTCAACCCTGATTTTGTTTGTGCCTTCTCGATCCGAttgtcaattcaattgtttgcagtagccatcgagcaaataggtgcagtgcgtgttttagtcttcgtgaaattaataaaatatctatttggtgttcggtggctcaagcgcatgtattgcgctttgctccggtcgaaacaagcaCGATCTACAATAGTTTGCCGTTAGCCTTCGAacaagtaagtacagtgcgcgttttagtcgtcgcgaaaatGATAAAGTATCCATTTGGTGTTCCGTTAATCAATTGATATGCATTTGATCGTGTTCTTCCTCGGTGTGCGGGTAGTTAATTAGTTCTGCTTTGTTTGGTCGAATTATGGTTAGTTAAAACCATTGTGTGAAAAGAAaggcacggtcgtatcgcttatcagagtaaatccagatccaacgatgcctatcaactaactgataatccttcctgtgtttttgtggagacgcagaggtaaacaaggtcttcaaatagcaaaaaaaacttacttatattccttccctcttcctaaccGATTACAAGGACGTGGCTGGCGccattattgatcatttgatcGTTTGAGTctctgaaacttgcacactgagaatgcttgttCCCAGtaaatcattcagttgattctttgcgcgatttcactgattctggtcaatcacggagtagcaaccatagatatgtgtagccagtcaaagctaagctctCGGTCCGATTGTCCATTCAACAATAACTCAAAGAGCTCCTTCCATCTAGAAGTCACCCTTAGTCTGTCAAATGATTTCCGGAACTGTCATTGATCATGACTGGTACCGGTGCGCTACCGGTACCGACGATTTTACCAGAGGATCGGCACTTCCACTGGGAAACTAAATCGTAGTCACGAATATGTCATCAAGCGTTTCTTTATTTGATGCTATTTCTACGAATGAAAGCTACTGACTGACTACCATCAATGTGTACACCCGATGGACATGAagaattgatgatgatgatgatggctaCGAAACCACAAAGCCGCAACGGGTACAACTTTTTGTACCTGTCGACGACAGCGTCTGAACTGGCTTGAAAAGTTGTATagaccaaaaaatatttaattctgATGAATGCAATCAGTAAACATAGTTTTCATATACTTATTAAGAGTCTCCATACAGTTTGTTTCCAAATGGATCAAATTTATCTTTTAACGTGGTAAATTTTCATGAACCTTTTGTTCAACATTTTAGGTATGTCAGTCTGCTGGATCATCCTATTCCCAACAATAATGGTGGACAAAAGTAATAACGTACTTTCTATACTTTACCAATCGAGAGTTACCGTGGTGAAATATTGCTTTCAGACCGTTAGTCTTATGGGTTTCGGGCTACCAAACTTGCTCCATCATCGCGTTGGCTGGAAGAGTGATTGCGAGTCAAGCTGAATTTTCCGGGGTTAAATGTTGCCTCCTGTTGTTGCCACATAAACCACGCAGCAGAAGTTACACACCTGCTCCCCACATAACAATCAATCGTTATTGGTTGGTTATGTGCTCCATAAACCAATGATAAGAGTATGTGCAAAGTGTAGCAGACGGCCACCGTTagtcaggtgtctgtatgctcGCACGTGAGCAAACATAGCTTTTCGATTGTGAGTATCGGGCAAACAGTAAGTATGTGACAATATTGTGAATCGGAAAGTACGCATCGTTGATGTCGTATTTTCCTGGCAGTTATAATGGTGTCATGCAAATATTATAACTCTACCTGGGTGTAATTGAATACATACAAAGTGACTGTGGAAAAGCAGGATCTATCGACTAATAGGTCGGCCTGAACTTATAAGAGGCTGCCCATATACACGTCATGGTCCGCAATACTTCCTAAAagggattttaaatttaattcatgtttctgaactccaaaataagtAAGTTTTAAGTTCTACTTACAAATCTGGTTTCTtatacatattttgattttagatcaatttcaaaatattcatgattttttttattgattttttgatttatcAAGCAGGTTGTCTAGGtaatactttttgaaaatatgtttggTAATAATTGCGTGTGTTTTCGCCATTGTCCTTTCTACTTATTGGCATTAGATTTCCCACTAGGATATTATCGCTTCGCAGCTAAGTGTAacctacagttattaactgcgagatttctacttgattttcattcgtatatcatgaggtttacacgatgatacttttatgtcaagggaagtcgagaaaattcaTAAAGCGGCAGATGTCTGTCCGTTAGTCGTCAGAACCGACTACGGtctattaaatttatttatttcgtcaaacataatgtagactacattaaaaaacttataactatgttctattgtaactaatgttcctaaaatattttcttaggctcatacgaggcatagctaaatcaattgcttcacaatactgattgtaaacagacatcatttgattcattggactaaattttgcataatttgttcgatgatgacaggtggcaaacaagtttcgatttctcaattgccgagtaggagtgtaaaaatttaaacaagacaatagtttggtggaatcaatgcggtgcgaaacaatatcattcacaaatgagatcatggcaatctcacgacgctttttcaatgattggatatctataagcatacatcgcgcctcgtacgacggaagtgggaatgttgtccaccctaatttgcgtaaggcatataaaaggaattgcttttgaattgattctattcgatcatcatgtgatttcatatacggagaccatacaatactacaatattctataattgatctgacatacgcaacgtacaaagttttaattgtataaggatcttgaaagttataactaaatcttttaataaaactgagcatatttgttgctctatggataatggtgttgtagtggtcagtaaaggttagcttagcatctaagattacacccaaatctctaaccctttcacattttttactggttgatttcctagagttacagttatcgatggtgtgctccgttttctactgaaagtgatcaaattacatttcttgacattaagttgtagtaagcttttgttacaccagttatcaaatatgcgtatttcgttcaagtagatgtcattgtcaacagtattttgatttccataaatagtttcatatcgtcCGCATAAATAAGGATTTTAAGATGCTTACGAATGAGTGATATATCGTTTACAAACAATATGAATAGAAAAAGTCCTATATGCCAGCCTTGGGGAACCCCAGATGTTACATTGACTGGAAGCGAATGTTGTCCTTCAAATCAAACTATTTGTTGGAGGTCAGTTAAATACTATTCAATCCACTTAAGGAGTCTCATCTCAATTCCCAATTTCTCAAGCttgaaaatcatcataggaataTCGAGTCTATCAAATGCTTTGCTAAAGTCTGTGTAAAGCGCCTCAACATGACTACCTTTGTCCATAGCATTCAATGAGTAATTTACAAATTCTAAAAGATTGGTAGTAATCGAACGTCCTTTAAAGAACCCGTGTTGTGCATCTGTTAttatatgttttatttggttgaacatccttctattgatgattgattcaaaaagtttaggaatacatgaaataatggccactccacgataatttctaatatcagattttttccctgatttaaaaattggtattaGAAAAGACTTCTTCCATTCTTTTGGAAAGCTACTGGTTTCTAAAGATAACTtgaataaccaaaataaaggtGTTGTAAATTCGCTTGCcaactttttcaaaaacataggtggaattccatctggtccgGATCCTTTTGAGGCATCCAAATTCTGTAGAGCTGCCAAAATCTCCGTTGCATTAATTTGGTTTACACCAACACTGCTTAAATAGtcaggaaaatgtgaaaaatattcataatcacgatcactttcggaaaattcggtatatgtctcttgaaaaaaggttgcaaaaagagtacaaatttcatcagcattatctcctaatttttcatctaaagtcattttcgatggaaaattgctggatttTAGCTTGTTTTTGGCATActtaaaaaagtttttggacatgatttgatttcattttcggttttAGCATTATACTCCGTAAGAGCCGAAGACATGGCTAAACTAAGTTGAtcgcaaatattcaaatagttttctaaattttcttgacTTGTGTATTGTTCATAAAGTTTATGAGCCTTTTGCTTtcggtttttcaaatttttgatttgtttgtttaacCATATTGGGTTTTTTGAGTTATAATTGCGACGTTTCCTCACGAGTGGTACTTCATTCCGAACAATGTCtaataaaattgcataaaagtCTGTAACAGCACATTCAATGATTTAGTAAAATTTGTTGCCAATTAGCTCTGTTCAATTTTAGTTTAATGTtgtcaaaatttgcatttttataatcgagaatattttcgaaatcataGCCATAAGGATCATGATTCCGATGCACAAATACAGAGTATTCTATTGCTGTGTGAAATGCTTCATTTTTCCATAACGGCGATAGAGACTCATTTACACAGAAATCATCGAGAGTGTTTGTGAATAAAAAGTCCAAATAGCAATTTTGTCGATTTTTcacatgattgatttgattcaaGCCTAAACatgcagtttttcaaaaataaattgtaaagtCTCATTTTCACCGACAACTGGCAGCAAAATACTTTCATTCTCAGAAtctggaatgaagtctgcattaCGTTGGTTGAAATCGCCGTAAATGTGAACTTTGAATTCAGGAGGAAAATGGGAAATAATTTCATCGGCATTATGGAAGAACTTTTCATATGAGGATTTACAAGCTTGATCTGGAGGAAAGTACACTGTTGCAAAAATGTGAGTTTCACCATCAATATGCGTTTTACCCACACATGcataaattcattaaattttgtaGAATCAATAAGCTCCGAATTATGTTTTGAGGAAATTGCGATGAGAACACCTCCGCCAGACATTCTTTGCGCTAAGACGAGATCTCGGTCATCTCTAAAAACATTATAATCACTACCAAAAACTTCCTCGCTTTTAAGGCTTTCTGACCAACTTGTTTCAGTTCCTAAAATAACCGAGAAAGAGGAACTCAAAATTtgtttatgtatttcgttcattTTGATAGCACTTTTCATACGATTGAAGTTCTGACAGTATACAAGTAGTTCTGTTGTCTGTGCGTTTGATGAAGTTTTTGGTAGTTCGTCAATACCATTACAATTTTCTACGACTTCCTCCAATGAGTGCGTTAAGTTGATCGGAAGTACTATTTGTTGGTCACATTCTGCATCTCCCGACTGcgtcaattcctttaaaaacccGTCTGTTGGCAGGAGCACGAAGAACAGTGATTTGTGAATGAGCTCCTTAGCGCCGGTCCAAATGCCCAATTGGGAGATGATGAACTGTCATGACTAGGGTTCAGTGTTTCTCCTCGTTGAAAATTTATGCCGCGGTTTTTAACTGGTCCCGAAAACATGGCTTTTGCTGCTGTAAGCAAATCCTTATACGGGGGGAGAAATCCATTACGATTGTGATTATGGTTGTGCGCGTTATGGTTGACATTCTTGTTGCTATTATTTCCGCATTTATTCCGGTTCATAAAGCTGTTCCGATCATTGTGGTTCATGCGATTATGGTTGTGATTATTGTCGttgtttccattgaaattgttgtttttgcTTCTGTTGACCATTTTTCTGCTTATGTCGTTGTTGTTGTGTCTTTTGTTGATGAAGTTATTGTTGCTGGTattattgtttttgttgttgaaattattGTTGTTGTATCTTCTGTTGATATTGAAGTTGCTATTTTGTTTTGGTTGttgaaattattgttgttttgtttttgtatttgttATTGTTTGTATTGTTGCTATTCCTATTTTTACGCCACATTGCTTTTGCATTTGTGCTCTTTTGAGTTCTACGTATTCAGACTCAGAGCACAACACTTTGTTTGGCCCCATTACACGCCAGGTTGTTGTGTCGTTTTCAGCTGAAGCTTCATCTAGATCATTGCGAGTCAGCTCCGGATGTATCACTGGCTCTGAACTCAGTTCGTCCATTAAATTTGGAGTTGATACCGTAGGAGTCAAGTCACTTTTCAGAGCGTTGACTGTGCTGGATAGCAACTTCAATTCATTCATGATGGCGTCGGTTGAGGTAGATTCACTCTGGCTTGAATTGTGTTCCTCGCAATGGTTGGCTATTCCAATTGTTAGCGAACTCACTTTATCGAATTCATTACATATTCGGTTCAATTCTTTGGTGAAGTCGGTTAAAAGTGTTTTTGCATAGTCGGCCATATTTTCCTTCGTCGACTGCAATGACGAATCGAACAGTGACGTGATGTGATTTTTAGCTCATCAACATCAGGAGTTTTTTTTGCCCATATTGCTTTGATATTGAGTAGAAGATTTCTTTAACTCATTAATGTCCATTTCGATGTTCTCAAAGCATCCAGTAATGTTTAGCTGGTTGAGAACGGATGCTAACTTGTGATTAGCATCCATAAGGGACTTATTGTGCTTAATCGCCTCTTGCTGCTGACTcagaagtttttcaaaattaactTCCAATACGAAGCGCTTTTGGCATTCGTAGCACAATGGCAGCATATAAGCAAGAATGTGTTGCTCATAATTCCTCTGGGTACCTACGCATGCAGCGTGAAACTTGTGAAACTTTCAAGTGgtgtttaaaaagctgtgaaaaatcaggttaaccgagaaattaaagaataccaaccgtgtaaaaaaaatattgggtgtacatGTTTGTTTGTGCAAACAAAGCTTACTTCCTTAGGGTAAATAGATTCCAGAAATACCTGAATGTCTATTctttaaaattataaattatagaATCAAGCTCTTTGAAAGATAAAAAACGAAAAGTAGTTATTTCCTCTGGGAGAACATGTTCGAAGAATGTTTGTTaatgtaaaatcatgaagttttccATGCCACAAAGCGGAATGAAGGTAAAAAAGTgcacttgtcctaagacgagtttataccatcccattgacttacaccacttaattgtatcttgacagatacgtatttcgacctcaacagtaaggccgtcttcagtgtctcgtacttgactcgactcgactaagtcgagtcaagtacgagacactgaagacggccttactgttgaggtcgaaatacgtatctgtcaagatacaattaagtggtggaattcaatgggatggtataaactcgtcttaggacaagtgaatacattccactaaaaagctcaaaataattttcttatgtaaaaaagtGGCTACTTTTCCAGAAATCAattttagttttgaaaatttatatggaaCCCCCTCTCCAgcgtttgatcatttttttatcCTGGTcttatacttgacagtaagctttatGGCCATTGAAATGGAGAgaagaatttgaaattaaaataatcaaattaaaaaacaaatcgccaacCCGAAAACGCGAAGTTTCGGGTGCCATTTTGTTTGCATGTTGCGTGACATAattgggaggcaaaatgtcattcaaatggaaaaaatatcaaatgacACGTCAGCTGATATATTTAGAGATATCAAcatttggacaaaaatatagggcTACTCATGCGTTATGAGTCCATCAAAAATATTAAGTAAATTTGGTTCCTGAAAAAAGTTTAGGTCAAATTAGtgaaatgacatgcagatgacattttacagcaCTGTCCTCAACAATTCAACCCTGCGGGATCACTGCTCTAAATAAGAACCGGTATTATCAATGTTTAGCACAACGGTCTCACAGCATTAGGCTTTTGACTCACCATCTGGactatgaaaaaagtatttccgCTCTTTTTTGGAATAAATGTACAACTAATTTCTGAATTTAGATCATACTTGAGGCGAAATGCTAAATATTCTAGGAAGATGCTTTTGAGACCATCATTCTTCTTTGCGAGCTGAAGTTGAAAACATATTTGCGGGTGGAGCACGAGTCAAAGTTTCACCACACAGTCGCTTTTCACGTTTACCCACAAAACTGTATCATTGTGATCTCAACTCAATTTGCATCAGAAAGCAAAGTTTTGGAACCAGCTGCAGCTACTTTCACGTTTGCGACTACCTACTACATGTCGATGATGCTCCCGCAGAAATTGTGCGGCCCGATATCTATTGCTTTTCCGAACAATGGAGTCACGAACAGGCCGCATAAGTTAATCGCTCTTCATCAGTCAAGTTGAAGGATGGTGCGGATATTCGACTTTTGCGTGGGTATAAATCGTTCACTGGGAAATCTTTTGTGTATATATTGAAAACACCCCTGTGGTAAAATTTGATTCATGCGAACGACACAAAGTAATGTCCCACGTGCTCTTGTTGAACATTCCTGAACCATTGTGGGAAAAGTTTCTTCCGTCTGAAGCGCTCGCTTCGAAAAGTGTCACACGAGCTCCCAGCTGCCTGAGACAACGAAAACCATCTTCCGGAAAAGTTTTCATCGAGTTTCATTTCAACATTGAAAATTTATAGCCCCGGAACCGATTACAGTGCAAATATTGGCTCCGTCGCAAGGACAAATTTTCGCCCGTATTTCATGAGCTAGGATAGGATACTTTGTGGACGATGATCCGGAGCCAGGAGACAAAAAGCTAGTTGTGAACAAATTCAATATTCAGAATCTATCTTTGGTGCCACACAGCGGCATGAAGTCtataaaactaaaacaaatCTCGTAGTGCACAATGGTAATTTCATTTTTACATATTATGATACTGAGAAAATTGCTtgtagaatttagttttggaaatATGTGCATCAATGCCGGGAATAAATTCCAATACTAGGTTAAGATTATATGAAAGATGCATTACGTCTATAATACATTTCtctaaaaaatacattttctggAACAATTTCAGAATAGTTACTAGTTTATTCTGTTCCGGAAACACGTCACGTTGATCCAAGACAGAACGAAAGCGCAACGAAAAAAACACAAGAGTTTTTTTTCCGAGGATTTTTATCTCACTGTTGGGAAGTTGTCCCTTGACCATCAATCGCTAGCGGCTAGAAAAGCGTTATAAGAAACTTCATAATTTCAAGTGTTCAAGTTTTTTGTTCTTATTGGCGTGTAAAACTTTCTCAAGACGCTATGTTTTGTGCCAGGAACCGAACCTAATCTtaagttatgttttttttttgttttaaggtAGGAACAAACATCAAGCATCGCTGGTCGGTgattgtttttcaatttcaagaaATCTCCAACTCCATAGACCAACCGTCCCTCTCGAGGGTGTACTGATGATGATCTTGACGACCGGATATTCGTTATCTCCGTGCTCTGAAATACCACTGAAGCCGAGAAAAGTTTTTACGGGCTCTGACGTTCTCCAGCGTAAGCAAGTGACTAAATTCGGTTGACAATTTGTCTTGtgattttcataatcattacTTAAGACAAGTGGGGAGCAGCTGGATTGAAAACTTTTTCAGTACTTAGCATTATTACCTACCGTCATCGTCGCCGCCATAATGAACATCGTTTGGTCCGACCGTAAAACTTTTGCAGTTTGCTACGATTATTGGCACATTGTTTAATATTGCCGTGTGCTTTTGTACGTAAATCATCCCTTGTTGTGTGTTATGGAAATTAGTCTCTATTTAAATTATTCTGATGATTTCACGAAGTTTTAGTTCTGCGATTCCGAATCATAATAAGGGAAAGTGGTCACAAGTACTAGTCGGTTAACGGGTTCCCGATGTGACTTTGGCTAAAAGAAAGTACGGCCATACTAACAAATGACATGTGTGTGCTATTTTAGAACGCTCTGTTTTGTGTCTAGGGATGAAACGATATCActgaggtatcgatacttttacttaAAGCTAGTATcgtataaaagtatcgatacacaaaatatcaatttaaaagtatcgatacctactcgtatcatatgagtactcatatatttgaagtaaaattaaaaaacgaTTATGTTGTCACTGTCACGtagttattcattatttatgttGAATGGAACACTAAAGAATTAAGCACTTTTCATTACTATTTGTTCTTCGATACTTCAATTCGTTTATCTTGAGAGTGTTTTTAAAACTGTTAAACTTTATTTCACGTGAAACATTTAATATGTAAACCAATTGCATCTTTTGATCATGCATTCCTAACCTAATGATGCAAATTTCTCTTTGATGCTTCTCCAATGGGATGGGACTTTTGCAACACTATGAGCCATTTACTATCGAGTTTAAGGAAATTTTAAACCGTCATGGGATAATCCGGGACACTTTatgcatttttgcctttctcgtatactaagtatacggtaaaggctatatgatcgctccaaaaacaaactttttatagaaggcccggagacccatagtgttatataccaatcgactcagttcgacgaattgaggtgatgtctgtgtgtgtgtgtgtgtgtgtgtgtgtgtgtgtgtgtgtgtgtgtgtgcgcaaaactactaaaaaaatgtcactcatttttcgggcacttacccttaaccgatttgctcgcaacaagttgcattcgacgcagaatcctgtcccattgtttcctatttgaaattggccagatcggactatgggatcgaaaattatggccgaaatacaaattcatacgaaaaaatcgcgtaaaaaatgtcactcatttttcgggcacttaccctcaaccgatttgctcgcaacaagttgcattcgatgcagaatcctgtctcattgtttcctatttgaaattggccagatcggactatgggatcgaaaattatggccaaaatacaaattcatacgaaaaaatcgcgtaaaaaatgtcactcatttttcgggcacttaccctcaaccgatttgctcgcaacaagttgcattcgacgcagaatcctgtctcattgtttcctatttgaaattggccagatcggactatgggatcgaaaattatggccaaaatacaaattcatacgaaaaaatcgcgtaaaaaatgtcactcatttttcgggcacataccctcaaccgatttgcttgcaacaagttgcattcgatgcagaatcctgtcccattgtttcctatttgaaattggccagatcggactatgggatcagaagttatggccaaaatacaaattcatacgaaaaaatcgcgtaaaatgtcactcatttttcgggcacttaccctcaaccgatttgctcgcaacaagttgcattcgacgcagaatcctgttccattgtttcctatttgaaattggccagatcggactatgggatcagaagttatggccaaaatacaaattcatacgaaaaaatcgcgtaaaaaatgtcactcatttttcgggcacttatccacaaccgatttgctcgcaacaagttgcattcgacgcggaatcctgtcccattgtttcctatttgaatttggccagatcggactatgggatcgaaagttatggccaaaatacaaattcatacgaaaaaatcgcgtaaaaaatgtcactcatttttcgggcacatatccttaaccgatttgctcacaacaagttgcattcgacgcagaatgtctcatattttcttattgaaaattggccagatcggactatgggcttagatgttatggtcaaattactatttattgtgaaaagagtttgaaaaagtctagctcactttttagcacttagacttcatctattgacgctcgcaacagattgcattcgacgcggattTTTGtcctattgttttctattgaaaattgcgctgatcggactatgggatcggaaattatggctgaaacaccatttttgccttttctacgaaaaggctgtatgttcgctcaaaaccaaactttcacagaaggcctggagactcatagtgttatatacgtataagctcgatgaactgcgatgatgtctctgtgtgtgtgtgtgcgcaccaaaagtgcgaaaagtttggctcactttttggaacttatcctcaaccgatttaattccaactatagatagtagaatatatagatgagcgaaagcatggctgagtcgatttttctgcccgtgcacacgcacatatgacgtcacagcccttaacgtttccattgaaatcgtgacgtcatgctcgtttggagacacgtttgacagttcgtttggagacagaggatttatcttcactcatctatatattccactatctataattccaacaagtttcat comes from Armigeres subalbatus isolate Guangzhou_Male chromosome 2, GZ_Asu_2, whole genome shotgun sequence and encodes:
- the LOC134209303 gene encoding uncharacterized protein DDB_G0292186-like, which translates into the protein MADYAKTLLTDFTKELNRICNEFDKVSSLTIGIANHCEEHNSSQSESTSTDAIMNELKLLSSTVNALKSDLTPTVSTPNLMDELSSEPVIHPELTRNDLDEASAENDTTTCNFNINRRYNNNNFNNKNNNTSNNNFINKRHNNNDISRKMVNRSKNNNFNGNNDNNHNHNRMNHNDRNSFMNRNKCGNNSNKNVNHNAHNHNHNRNGFLPPYKDLLTAAKAMFSGPVKNRGINFQRGETLNPSHDSSSSPNWAFGPALRSSFTNHCSSCSCQQTGF